One Paraburkholderia sp. PREW-6R genomic region harbors:
- a CDS encoding LysR family transcriptional regulator: MDRMAAMETYVSVVEAGSFSAAAKRLKLGQPAVSKSIAQLEERLGVRLLLRSTRGLTPTDAGQRFYEHARRAIEEVDLAEHVARDASTGLSGVLRISAAVTFARLHILPALKAFLDRHPNLQIDIVLDDRTIDLLENGVDVALRMGSLDDSTMTARRIAQSRRLVVGTPAYLAGAGVPKTPAELSQHQVIVYSLRGGGESWAFSQQGKEVAVVVSGRVSVSAAEGMRTTLLGGMGLAIASEWMFSPELADGTVQAVLTDWELPPIDLWAVFPAGRLVSAKARAFVAFVEEILGVAGTGNGSAPSESELAD; this comes from the coding sequence ATGGACCGGATGGCAGCAATGGAAACGTACGTCAGCGTCGTGGAGGCGGGCTCGTTCTCGGCAGCCGCCAAGCGGCTCAAGCTCGGGCAGCCGGCCGTTTCGAAGTCGATCGCGCAGCTCGAAGAGCGGCTTGGCGTGCGACTGCTGTTGCGCTCGACGCGCGGCCTGACGCCCACCGATGCAGGTCAGCGATTCTACGAGCACGCGAGGCGCGCAATCGAAGAAGTGGACCTGGCCGAGCATGTCGCGCGTGACGCGTCGACCGGGCTATCCGGCGTGCTGCGCATCAGCGCAGCCGTGACCTTCGCCCGGCTTCACATTCTGCCGGCGTTGAAGGCGTTTCTGGACCGGCACCCGAACTTGCAGATCGATATCGTACTGGACGATCGCACCATCGACCTGCTCGAAAACGGCGTGGACGTGGCGCTGCGCATGGGTTCGCTCGACGATTCGACGATGACCGCACGCCGCATCGCGCAAAGCCGTCGGCTGGTAGTCGGAACGCCTGCTTATCTTGCCGGAGCGGGCGTGCCGAAGACCCCTGCGGAGCTCAGCCAACATCAGGTCATCGTGTATTCGTTGCGAGGCGGCGGCGAGTCGTGGGCGTTCAGCCAGCAGGGAAAAGAAGTGGCGGTGGTGGTGTCGGGGCGTGTCAGCGTGAGCGCGGCCGAGGGCATGCGTACGACCTTGCTCGGTGGCATGGGCCTCGCAATCGCGTCGGAATGGATGTTCTCGCCCGAACTTGCCGACGGCACAGTCCAGGCGGTATTGACCGACTGGGAACTGCCCCCGATCGACCTGTGGGCGGTATTCCCGGCGGGACGGCTGGTGAGTGCGAAGGCGCGGGCGTTCGTCGCCTTCGTGGAAGAGATCCTTGGTGTCGCAGGCACGGGCAACGGCAGCGCGCCATCAGAAAGCGAGCTTGCCGATTGA
- a CDS encoding NAD(P)-dependent oxidoreductase → MKKVGVVGLGNMGRGMALSLKRAGFDVSGFDASQDSVQKLAAEGVKPCASIAEMTGAVDVLILSLPTSAIVEEVVLGAGGVATNAKRGLIVIDTTTADPNSTRKVAAALAECGVGFIDGPVSGGPKGAATATMTMVLGGAEDHIAAVQPVLSAISAKQVHVGPAGAGHVTKLINNLLTGVHLLVTSEAVRAAEAAGVDKTRLIEALSGGSGKNSATLTNYPTWILNEKFDSGFTMKLMRKDMRLALELLRSKNISAPVANEAGRLWAKSEESIGDAEDFNRIVQFVDTH, encoded by the coding sequence ATGAAAAAGGTAGGTGTCGTCGGACTCGGAAACATGGGCCGCGGAATGGCCTTGTCACTGAAGCGGGCGGGTTTCGACGTGTCGGGGTTCGATGCCAGTCAGGACAGCGTTCAGAAGCTGGCGGCAGAGGGCGTGAAGCCGTGCGCTTCGATCGCGGAGATGACCGGCGCGGTCGACGTGCTGATTCTCTCGCTGCCCACCTCGGCGATTGTCGAAGAAGTCGTGCTCGGCGCAGGCGGCGTGGCGACGAACGCGAAACGCGGCCTGATCGTGATCGACACGACCACGGCCGATCCGAACAGCACGCGCAAGGTGGCGGCGGCGCTCGCGGAATGCGGCGTGGGGTTCATTGACGGCCCGGTAAGCGGCGGCCCGAAGGGCGCGGCCACCGCCACGATGACGATGGTGCTTGGCGGCGCGGAGGACCATATCGCCGCCGTGCAGCCGGTGCTCTCGGCGATCAGCGCGAAGCAGGTGCATGTGGGCCCGGCGGGCGCGGGTCACGTGACCAAGCTCATCAACAACCTGCTGACGGGCGTTCATCTGCTTGTGACGAGCGAGGCGGTGCGCGCGGCGGAAGCGGCGGGCGTCGACAAGACCCGGCTGATCGAAGCGCTCAGCGGCGGCTCGGGCAAGAACAGCGCGACGCTCACCAACTATCCCACCTGGATTCTCAACGAAAAATTCGATTCGGGCTTCACGATGAAACTCATGCGCAAGGACATGCGCCTCGCGCTCGAACTGCTGCGAAGCAAGAACATCAGCGCGCCGGTCGCGAACGAGGCGGGGCGGCTGTGGGCGAAGAGCGAGGAATCGATTGGCGACGCGGAAGATTTCAACCGCATCGTCCAGTTCGTTGACACGCATTGA
- a CDS encoding LysR family transcriptional regulator translates to MKLHHLRTLVAIAEAGGVRGAARALNASPAAITKNLRQLEESVQMSLVTRTSTGVTLTESGQTLLVHARLMIGQIARAQEAMDTLRGVTHGKLTIAVTPWIAMTFLPDTVTRFCERMPNIRLEFFEGLLSIANPRLRDGSLDLFIGRPTPGVSSTEFDCRLLFSSTCALVTRDRHPLANARSLADLVDLDWLLTWDPETDTPGSNSMFHRYNVATPRKIHVTHSLSIALSLLRKTDMVSVFPWPLVEVTAAREGLCAIPLREDVEDAMVGVIFRSGHPLSAASTCFLDCMIETIREGVASTSSETQHVLRSVELLI, encoded by the coding sequence ATGAAACTGCACCACCTGCGAACCCTCGTCGCGATCGCCGAAGCTGGGGGCGTGCGTGGCGCTGCGCGCGCATTGAACGCATCGCCAGCTGCGATCACGAAAAATTTGCGGCAGCTCGAAGAAAGCGTGCAGATGTCGTTGGTTACCCGGACTTCGACCGGTGTGACGCTCACCGAGAGCGGCCAGACGTTGCTGGTTCATGCACGGCTGATGATCGGTCAGATCGCGCGTGCGCAGGAAGCAATGGATACGCTACGCGGGGTCACGCACGGCAAACTCACGATCGCGGTGACGCCATGGATCGCGATGACGTTCCTGCCCGACACCGTGACGCGCTTCTGCGAGCGTATGCCGAACATCCGCCTCGAATTCTTCGAGGGCTTGCTGTCCATTGCGAATCCACGTTTGCGCGATGGCAGCCTCGATCTTTTCATTGGCCGCCCGACACCGGGGGTATCGAGCACGGAATTCGACTGCCGCCTGCTGTTTTCTTCGACGTGTGCGCTGGTGACACGCGACCGGCATCCGCTTGCGAACGCCCGCTCGCTCGCCGATCTGGTCGATCTCGACTGGCTGTTAACGTGGGATCCGGAGACGGACACACCCGGCTCCAACTCGATGTTCCACCGGTACAACGTGGCGACGCCGCGCAAGATTCACGTCACACATTCGTTGTCCATCGCGCTATCGTTGCTCAGGAAAACGGATATGGTCAGCGTGTTTCCGTGGCCGCTGGTCGAGGTGACCGCGGCTCGCGAAGGACTGTGCGCAATTCCGCTGAGAGAAGACGTCGAAGACGCGATGGTCGGCGTGATTTTCCGTAGCGGCCATCCACTGAGCGCCGCGTCGACGTGCTTTCTTGATTGCATGATCGAGACGATTCGAGAGGGCGTCGCATCGACATCATCGGAGACGCAGCACGTGCTGCGATCGGTGGAATTGTTGATCTGA
- a CDS encoding substrate-binding domain-containing protein: MRDCAASVVTMVSDVPEVPQRFYVGIDHYRAGRTAGYMLGRLAKGDGAVLIIQAMRGYRAHAERVRGCVEEIATHFPGRRLIVPDEDTLDDAARCYRLVQHALRDGPIAGIYNTGDGGEGIEAALKRAQLLGRVVWAGHEIEDLHRRLLEARLMDVAIDQDPDGQAVTALARLLSMTDDAPPPQLRFNGEFSVYHPTNVRSAPYL; encoded by the coding sequence ATGCGTGATTGCGCCGCGTCAGTGGTGACGATGGTCTCGGATGTGCCGGAAGTGCCGCAGCGCTTCTATGTCGGCATCGATCACTACCGCGCTGGACGCACGGCGGGCTATATGCTGGGGAGGCTCGCGAAAGGCGATGGCGCTGTGTTGATCATTCAGGCAATGCGTGGGTATCGCGCGCATGCGGAGCGTGTGCGGGGCTGCGTTGAAGAAATCGCGACACATTTCCCCGGGCGCCGCCTGATCGTTCCCGACGAAGACACGCTCGACGATGCCGCGCGCTGCTACCGTCTCGTGCAACACGCACTGCGCGACGGTCCCATTGCGGGCATCTACAACACGGGCGATGGAGGCGAGGGCATCGAGGCCGCGTTAAAGCGCGCGCAACTGCTGGGACGCGTCGTGTGGGCGGGACACGAAATCGAGGACTTGCATCGCCGTCTGCTCGAAGCACGCCTGATGGACGTCGCCATCGATCAGGACCCGGACGGGCAAGCCGTCACGGCGCTTGCGCGACTGCTCTCCATGACCGATGACGCACCGCCGCCCCAACTGCGTTTCAACGGTGAGTTTTCCGTGTATCACCCGACCAACGTGCGCAGCGCGCCGTATCTCTGA
- a CDS encoding cytochrome c — MPAFAWKLSDEQIAAVITYVRNAWGNAAPPITAQNVKDSRKARGASQQLATH, encoded by the coding sequence ATGCCCGCATTCGCGTGGAAGCTGTCGGACGAACAGATCGCGGCGGTCATCACGTATGTGCGCAACGCGTGGGGCAACGCCGCGCCGCCGATCACGGCGCAAAACGTGAAGGATTCGCGCAAGGCACGCGGCGCATCGCAGCAGCTGGCGACGCACTAG
- a CDS encoding LysR family transcriptional regulator, with product MRTDSATDFEFFVQLAKLKSLSGAARSLGLTPPAATKRLGILEERLGARLVNRTTRSVSLTSEGEIYARYAAQILDQMREMEDAIAGTPADPHGRLRVNATLGFGRTTIAPLVSAFAKRYPHVDIQFVVTDRPVDLVEGAFDMAIRFGELPDQRLRARRLMSNRRFLCASPKYLERHGVPQRKEDLVNHRCIIHTQNDDAFGVWRFMQDDHLEALKVNGSLSSNDGDIVLRWALDGHGILIRSEWDLAKYIQSGRLSLVLPEVGLPSADLFVYYPGQRNQSTRARAFIDFLVKHFEAPFIPVDTGKAAPERRRPARAGN from the coding sequence GTGAGAACTGATTCCGCGACCGATTTTGAGTTTTTTGTCCAGTTGGCGAAGCTGAAGAGCCTGTCTGGCGCGGCGCGCTCACTAGGCCTCACGCCGCCTGCGGCCACCAAGCGGCTCGGCATACTCGAGGAAAGATTGGGAGCGCGACTGGTGAATCGGACGACGCGCAGCGTCAGCCTGACCTCAGAAGGCGAGATCTATGCGCGCTACGCCGCGCAGATTCTCGACCAGATGCGGGAAATGGAGGATGCAATCGCCGGGACGCCCGCCGATCCGCACGGCCGCCTGCGCGTCAACGCGACCTTGGGGTTTGGGCGAACGACGATCGCGCCTTTAGTGTCGGCATTTGCGAAACGGTATCCACACGTCGATATCCAGTTCGTGGTGACGGACCGGCCCGTCGATCTGGTCGAAGGTGCATTCGATATGGCGATCCGGTTTGGCGAACTGCCGGATCAGCGCCTGAGAGCGCGCCGATTGATGAGCAATCGTCGATTTCTATGTGCGTCGCCAAAATATCTCGAACGGCACGGCGTTCCACAGCGAAAAGAGGATCTCGTCAATCATCGCTGCATTATTCACACGCAGAACGACGATGCATTTGGTGTCTGGAGATTCATGCAGGACGATCATCTGGAGGCTTTGAAGGTGAATGGTTCGCTATCCAGCAATGATGGGGATATCGTGCTGCGATGGGCGCTGGATGGGCACGGCATTCTGATTCGCTCCGAATGGGATCTCGCGAAATACATCCAGAGCGGGAGGCTCAGTCTTGTGCTGCCCGAGGTGGGTTTGCCGTCTGCGGATCTGTTCGTCTACTACCCCGGCCAGCGCAACCAGTCAACTCGCGCTAGAGCGTTCATAGATTTCCTGGTCAAGCATTTCGAAGCGCCGTTTATTCCGGTCGACACCGGCAAAGCGGCCCCTGAGCGCAGGAGACCCGCTCGAGCCGGGAACTGA
- a CDS encoding phytanoyl-CoA dioxygenase family protein, whose protein sequence is MAESLNERIARAVTPQLIDDFRRDGAVCVRQIFTADEIDLLRAGIESNIASPSPRAKVASRPDDPGWFFEDFCNWSEIDAYRRFIFDSAAPAVAAALTGSETVRLYHDHLLVKEPNTRQRTPWHQDQPYYNISGGDNVSMWIPVDPVTHASRLEFVAGSHLGPWLMPRTFMDNQAKWFPEGSLADLPDIEANRDAFPIIGWALEPGDMVCFNMLTLHASGGVGGASRRRAFSVRFIGDDIRHAPRKWRTSPEFPGLAETLGEGAQMESHLFPVVWSRRGLEKAE, encoded by the coding sequence ATGGCTGAGTCTTTGAACGAACGCATCGCGCGTGCGGTCACGCCGCAGCTGATCGACGATTTTCGTCGCGATGGCGCAGTGTGTGTCCGGCAGATATTCACCGCCGACGAGATCGACCTGTTACGCGCCGGCATCGAAAGCAACATCGCTTCGCCGAGTCCGCGCGCGAAAGTGGCGAGCCGTCCTGACGACCCCGGCTGGTTCTTCGAAGATTTCTGCAACTGGTCGGAAATCGACGCATACCGCCGCTTCATTTTCGACTCCGCCGCGCCCGCGGTCGCCGCCGCATTGACCGGCAGCGAAACGGTGCGTCTATATCACGATCATCTGCTGGTGAAGGAACCGAACACGCGGCAGCGTACTCCCTGGCATCAGGACCAGCCTTACTACAACATCAGCGGCGGCGACAATGTCAGCATGTGGATTCCAGTGGATCCGGTCACGCACGCGTCGCGGCTCGAATTCGTCGCAGGTTCGCATCTCGGGCCCTGGTTGATGCCGCGCACGTTCATGGATAATCAGGCGAAGTGGTTTCCGGAAGGAAGCCTCGCCGACCTGCCGGATATCGAAGCAAACCGGGACGCGTTTCCGATCATCGGCTGGGCGCTCGAGCCGGGCGATATGGTGTGCTTCAACATGCTGACGTTGCATGCATCGGGCGGCGTCGGCGGGGCGTCGCGGCGCCGCGCGTTTTCGGTTCGCTTCATTGGCGACGATATCCGTCATGCACCGCGTAAGTGGCGCACATCGCCGGAGTTTCCCGGCCTCGCCGAAACTTTGGGAGAAGGGGCGCAGATGGAAAGTCATCTGTTTCCGGTGGTTTGGTCCCGGAGAGGCTTGGAGAAGGCAGAGTAG
- a CDS encoding LysR family transcriptional regulator: MSNALTESRIAYFFEAVRCGTIRAAADWLDVAPSAVSRQIALLEEELDAPLIERHARGVTPTEAGQFVIQYFREQRAHRDDLLSRLHDLRGLRTGRVSVVLGEGFVSDLLGGPMQHFCKLYPNIKVNLDLGSTNDVMTRISEDEGEIGLVYNPPAEPRIVSRASRRQPMMAIVGTKTARSIKRKSLTVQELASYPIAATHATYGTRQMLQAVEYAEKISLEPAVTTNSINIMKQFARSELGIVVLPAFAVTVELKAGELKAIPIEHPILQNAEAHLVTRVGRTLSAASNKMLQMMASQMSAFR, translated from the coding sequence ATGTCCAATGCCTTGACGGAAAGCCGGATTGCCTATTTCTTCGAAGCGGTACGCTGCGGCACGATCCGCGCGGCGGCGGACTGGCTCGACGTTGCGCCTTCGGCGGTGAGCCGCCAGATTGCTTTGCTCGAAGAAGAACTGGATGCGCCGCTGATCGAACGTCATGCGCGCGGCGTCACGCCGACCGAAGCGGGACAGTTCGTGATCCAGTATTTCCGCGAGCAGCGCGCGCATCGCGACGATCTGCTGTCGCGGCTACATGATCTGCGCGGCCTGCGCACGGGCCGCGTGAGCGTGGTGTTGGGTGAAGGATTCGTCTCGGACCTGCTGGGCGGCCCGATGCAGCACTTCTGCAAGCTCTACCCAAACATCAAGGTCAATCTCGACCTGGGCAGCACGAACGACGTGATGACCAGAATTTCCGAGGACGAAGGCGAGATCGGCCTCGTCTACAATCCGCCGGCCGAGCCGCGCATCGTGTCGCGTGCGTCGCGCCGCCAGCCGATGATGGCGATTGTCGGCACCAAAACGGCACGCAGCATCAAGCGCAAAAGTCTGACGGTGCAGGAACTGGCGTCCTACCCGATCGCCGCGACGCACGCCACGTACGGCACGCGGCAAATGCTGCAAGCGGTGGAATACGCCGAGAAAATCAGCCTGGAACCGGCGGTGACGACCAACTCGATCAACATCATGAAGCAGTTCGCCCGCTCCGAGCTGGGCATTGTCGTGCTGCCCGCGTTCGCCGTCACGGTCGAACTGAAGGCCGGCGAACTGAAGGCCATTCCGATCGAACATCCGATCCTGCAAAATGCCGAGGCGCATCTCGTCACGCGCGTGGGACGCACGCTTTCCGCGGCGTCGAACAAGATGCTGCAGATGATGGCTTCGCAGATGAGTGCGTTTCGTTGA
- a CDS encoding SET domain-containing protein-lysine N-methyltransferase codes for MRRVTVRKSSIHGRGVFALQPIAAGERILEYRGEITSWRRAAARHKRSGAPGHTFIFGLADGRVIDGSVGGNSARWLNHSCRPNCEAIEDERGRVFIETIRKVMPDDELFIAYGLTIDEVPTPEVVANYVCYCGAKRCSGSMLAM; via the coding sequence GTGCGGCGTGTAACGGTCAGAAAATCTTCAATCCATGGACGGGGCGTTTTTGCGCTGCAGCCTATCGCTGCGGGTGAGCGGATCCTTGAATACCGTGGCGAAATCACCTCCTGGCGCCGGGCAGCGGCCAGACACAAACGCTCTGGCGCGCCGGGCCATACATTTATTTTCGGCCTGGCCGACGGACGCGTGATTGATGGCAGTGTGGGCGGCAATAGCGCGCGTTGGCTGAACCACTCGTGCCGGCCGAACTGCGAGGCAATCGAGGACGAGCGGGGACGGGTCTTCATCGAAACTATCAGGAAGGTAATGCCGGACGACGAGCTGTTTATCGCGTACGGACTGACGATCGATGAAGTGCCGACGCCGGAAGTTGTCGCCAACTATGTCTGTTATTGCGGGGCAAAACGGTGCAGCGGATCGATGCTCGCCATGTAA
- a CDS encoding ABC transporter substrate-binding protein: protein MKNAIYSTLWALTMASFAAHAQDPQTLRFGVDPSYPPFESKAPDGSYVGFDIDLGNALCAQLHKKCVWVEQNFDGMIPALKARKFDAILSAMSATPTRRQQIDFSDRLYMSSSALIAAAGSSLQPTAQALQGKSVGVVQGSTQESYANAEWAPKNVKVVAYQTQDQIYQDLVTHRIDAAFQAAVQADFGFLKTPRGAGFALVGKPVSDSRVAGDVAIGLRKGDTALKTQLNQSIMAIRQDGVYQKVAAKYFNFNIYGD, encoded by the coding sequence ATGAAAAACGCGATCTACTCAACCCTTTGGGCGCTAACGATGGCGTCGTTCGCCGCGCACGCGCAAGATCCGCAGACGCTGCGCTTCGGCGTCGATCCGAGTTATCCGCCGTTCGAATCGAAGGCGCCCGACGGTTCGTATGTCGGCTTCGATATCGATCTCGGCAACGCGTTGTGCGCACAATTGCACAAAAAGTGCGTATGGGTCGAGCAGAATTTCGACGGCATGATTCCCGCGCTGAAGGCTCGCAAATTCGACGCGATCCTATCGGCAATGTCGGCAACACCGACGCGCCGTCAGCAGATCGACTTCAGTGATCGCCTGTATATGAGCAGCTCGGCGCTGATCGCGGCTGCGGGTTCGAGTCTTCAACCGACGGCGCAGGCGCTGCAGGGCAAAAGCGTGGGCGTGGTGCAGGGCTCGACGCAGGAAAGCTATGCGAACGCCGAATGGGCGCCTAAAAACGTGAAGGTGGTCGCGTATCAGACGCAGGATCAGATCTATCAGGATCTGGTGACGCACCGGATTGATGCGGCTTTCCAGGCAGCCGTCCAGGCGGATTTCGGTTTTCTGAAGACTCCGCGTGGCGCGGGCTTCGCGCTCGTCGGCAAGCCGGTGAGCGACAGCCGCGTGGCGGGCGATGTCGCGATCGGCCTGCGCAAGGGCGATACTGCACTCAAGACGCAGTTGAATCAGTCGATCATGGCGATTCGACAGGACGGCGTTTATCAGAAGGTCGCCGCGAAATACTTCAATTTCAATATCTACGGCGATTGA
- a CDS encoding mandelate racemase/muconate lactonizing enzyme family protein: protein MKIVEIREKTVPISSPIRNAYIDFSKMTLSLVAVITDVIRDGKPVVGYGFNSNGRYGQGKLMRERFIPRILEADPASLVDDAGNNLDPHKIWATMFTNEKPGGHGERSVAIGTIDMAVWDAVAKIEGKPLFQLLADRYGNGQPERKIFVYAAGGYYYPGQDHEKLKDEMRSYIDRGYTVVKKKIGGASLDEDLRRIDSVLGVLGDGQKLAVDANGRFDLDTAIQYAKALSQYDLFWYEEPGDPLDFELQATLRNYYDKPMATGEDLFSMQDARNLIRYGGMRADRDWLQFDCALSYGLVEYLRTLDMLRQHGWSPRRCIPHGGHQMSLNIAAGLGLGGNESYPDLFQPYGGFPDGVTVDNGYITMPDLPGIGFEGKADLFAEMVKLSA, encoded by the coding sequence ATGAAAATCGTTGAAATCCGCGAAAAGACCGTTCCGATCAGCTCCCCGATCCGCAACGCGTACATCGACTTCAGCAAGATGACGCTGAGCCTCGTCGCCGTGATCACCGATGTAATCCGCGATGGCAAGCCGGTCGTCGGCTATGGTTTCAATTCGAACGGCCGTTACGGCCAGGGCAAGCTGATGCGCGAGCGCTTCATCCCGCGCATTCTTGAAGCCGATCCCGCCTCGCTCGTCGACGACGCGGGCAACAACCTCGATCCGCACAAGATCTGGGCGACGATGTTCACCAACGAAAAGCCCGGGGGCCACGGCGAGCGCTCGGTCGCCATCGGCACCATCGACATGGCGGTGTGGGACGCCGTGGCCAAGATCGAAGGCAAGCCGCTCTTCCAGTTGCTGGCTGACCGCTATGGCAACGGCCAGCCAGAGCGCAAGATATTCGTTTACGCGGCGGGCGGCTACTACTACCCGGGCCAGGATCACGAGAAGCTGAAGGACGAGATGCGCAGCTACATCGACCGCGGCTACACGGTCGTGAAGAAGAAAATTGGTGGCGCGTCGCTTGACGAAGACCTTCGCCGCATCGACTCGGTCCTGGGCGTGCTGGGCGACGGCCAGAAGCTCGCAGTCGATGCGAACGGCCGCTTCGATCTCGATACCGCGATCCAGTACGCGAAAGCCCTCTCGCAATACGATCTGTTCTGGTACGAGGAACCGGGCGATCCGCTCGATTTCGAACTGCAGGCGACGCTGCGCAACTACTACGACAAACCGATGGCGACCGGCGAGGACCTGTTCTCGATGCAGGACGCACGCAACCTCATCCGTTACGGCGGCATGCGCGCGGACCGCGACTGGCTGCAATTCGACTGCGCGTTGAGTTATGGCCTCGTCGAGTATCTGCGCACGCTCGACATGCTGCGTCAGCATGGCTGGTCGCCGCGTCGCTGCATCCCGCACGGCGGCCATCAGATGTCGCTGAACATCGCCGCCGGTCTCGGCCTGGGTGGCAACGAATCGTATCCGGATCTATTCCAGCCATACGGCGGCTTCCCGGACGGCGTGACGGTCGACAACGGCTACATCACCATGCCGGACCTGCCAGGCATTGGCTTCGAAGGCAAGGCCGATTTGTTTGCGGAAATGGTGAAACTGTCGGCGTGA
- the dctA gene encoding C4-dicarboxylate transporter DctA: MRPSKLKKTLSKLYVQVLIGIVAGILVGHFYPDIGADLKPLGDLFIKLIRMLLAPIIFASVVVGIARMNDLHEAGRVGVKAVLYFEVASSIALLIGLFVVNVIKPGSGMNIDPTHIDSSAIATYAHAAHDHTALGFLMSIVPNSIVGAFANGEILPIIFFSVLFAVSLAKLGPRTAPLVDTLDMFLQGMFGVVRIVMYVAPVGAFGGMAFTIARYGLGTLTSFGQLMLCLYITSIFFVVVVLGIVMRLCGLSIWKYLRYIRDEILITLGTASTEAVLPQMLIKMENLGCSRPVVGMVLPTGYTFNADGTAIYLTMAAMFVAQAMNIHMTLLDQLVVLGVLLLTSKGSAGVAGAGFVALAATLASMHKIPVSGLVLLLGVDRFLNEARAVTNLIGNGVATIVVARWEGAMDVDRARAVLNRDPDYSVVDTNAEKPQSAAVSSLVGERATGIGGGR, encoded by the coding sequence ATGCGGCCCTCAAAACTCAAAAAGACCCTTTCGAAGCTCTATGTCCAGGTGCTGATTGGTATCGTGGCCGGCATTCTCGTCGGCCACTTTTACCCGGATATCGGCGCCGATCTCAAACCGCTTGGCGACCTGTTCATCAAGCTGATCCGCATGTTGCTCGCGCCGATCATCTTCGCCTCGGTCGTCGTCGGCATCGCGCGCATGAATGACCTGCACGAAGCGGGTCGCGTCGGCGTAAAGGCGGTACTCTATTTCGAGGTTGCGTCGAGCATTGCGCTGCTCATTGGCCTCTTTGTCGTCAACGTGATCAAGCCCGGCAGCGGCATGAACATCGACCCGACGCACATCGACAGCTCGGCGATCGCCACCTACGCACACGCCGCGCATGACCACACGGCGCTCGGTTTCCTGATGAGCATCGTGCCGAACAGTATCGTCGGCGCATTTGCGAACGGCGAAATCCTGCCGATCATCTTCTTCTCCGTGCTGTTCGCCGTCTCTCTGGCGAAACTCGGCCCGCGCACCGCGCCGCTCGTGGATACGCTCGACATGTTTCTGCAAGGCATGTTCGGGGTCGTGCGCATCGTGATGTACGTCGCCCCCGTAGGCGCGTTCGGCGGCATGGCCTTTACCATTGCCAGGTATGGCCTCGGCACGCTGACATCGTTCGGGCAATTGATGCTATGCCTGTACATCACGTCGATTTTCTTTGTGGTGGTCGTGCTTGGCATCGTCATGCGGCTCTGCGGGCTGTCGATCTGGAAGTATCTTCGCTATATCCGCGACGAGATTCTGATCACGCTCGGCACGGCGTCGACTGAAGCCGTGCTGCCTCAGATGCTGATCAAGATGGAGAATCTCGGCTGCTCGCGACCTGTCGTCGGCATGGTGCTGCCGACCGGCTACACCTTCAACGCCGATGGCACTGCGATCTACCTGACGATGGCAGCGATGTTTGTCGCGCAGGCGATGAATATCCATATGACGCTGCTCGATCAGCTTGTCGTGCTCGGCGTTCTGCTGCTGACGTCGAAGGGATCGGCCGGCGTGGCGGGAGCGGGTTTCGTCGCACTCGCAGCGACACTTGCGTCGATGCACAAAATACCGGTCTCGGGCCTCGTGCTGCTTCTGGGCGTGGACCGCTTCCTGAACGAAGCTCGCGCTGTGACGAACCTGATCGGCAACGGTGTAGCGACCATCGTGGTCGCACGCTGGGAGGGCGCGATGGATGTCGATCGAGCCCGTGCGGTGCTCAATCGCGATCCCGACTACAGCGTGGTTGACACAAATGCGGAAAAGCCACAGTCCGCGGCTGTTTCTTCGCTAGTTGGCGAGCGCGCAACAGGCATCGGAGGTGGCCGGTGA